AGGCGCATCTGGCCCTCCCGGCCCTGCGCGCCCTGCGGCCCGTATCACCCCACACTGCCAGCCCGGACGCCCTGCGCGCCTTCCTGACCACCACTGGCCCCGAGGGCTACGCGCTGGTCGGCGCGTTCGAACCGCGCCGCGAGGAGGCCGTCGCCGTCGCCGGGTACCGCGTCATGCACCTGCTCTGGGCCGGGCGCACGCTGTACGTGGACGACCTGAGCACCCTCCCCGAATACCGTGGACGCGGCCACGCCCGCGCGCTGCTGCACTGGCTGGAGGGCCGCGCCCGCGAACTGGCCTGCGCGGAACTGCACCTCGACTCCGGAGTGGGGGAGACCCGCCACGCCGCGCACCGCCTGTACCACCGCGCCGGAATGAACGTCACCGCGCACCACTTCAGCCTCCCGCTGAGCCGGGGGATGGCATGACGTTTACCGTCGGTATCCTGATCTTCGACGGCATCGAGGTCCTCGACCTGGGCGGCCCCTTTGAGGTCCTGAGTGTCGCCACGCGACTGGCCGGTCGGGACGGCGAGGCGGCGCCCTTCCAGCCGGTCCTGATCAGCGCGTCTGGCGCCCCGGCGGTCGGGCGAGGGGGTTTCCGGGTCCTGCCGCACGCCACGCTGGACGATCATCCGCCGCTGGACGTGCTGATCGTGCCCGGCGGCGTGATGGACGCCCCGCTGGCCGACCCGCGCGTGCGTGAGTGGGTGCGGGCGCAGGCGGCGCGGGTGGAGGTCCTCGCCTCGATCTGCACCGGCGCGTTCCTGCTCGCCTCGGAGGGCCTGCTGGACGGCCTGCGCGTCACCACCCACTGGGAAGATCAGGCGGACCTGCAGGCGCAGTTCCCGGCGCTGACGGTCGTGCCGGACGTCGCCTGGGTGGACTCGGGCGCGGTGGTCACGTCCGGCGGGATCAGCGCGGGCATCGACATGACCCTGCACCTCGTCGGGCGGCTGCACTCGCACGCGCTGGCCGAACGCACCGCCCGCCAGATGGAATTCCGCTGGACGGGTCAGGGCCTGCTGGACGGGGTGAACCCGTGACCGGCTTCTACGACCCCACCCACCGTGACCCCAGCGTGGGCCGCCGCCCGCAGAACCGCCGGGACGACGCCTGGATCGAAGACCTGCTGTTGCGTGTGCCGCTGGGCCGCGTGGCGACCGTGTATCACGGCGAGGATGGCCGCGTGTGGCCGTTCGTGACGCCGCTGGCCTTCGCGTACCGCCCCGAAACGCACGACCTCGTGTATCACACGAATGTCGTGGGCCGCCTGCGCGCGAACACCGAACAGGCCGAGGCGCACGGGCACCCCGTGACCTTTGAGGTCACCGAGACCGGCGCGCTGCTGCCCAGCAACTCCCCGCTGGAACTGAGCGTGCAGTACCGCTCCGTGATCGTGTTCGGCACCGCCCGCGTCCTGCACGGCGAGGACGCCCGCGCGGCCCTGACCACCCTCAGCGAACGGGTCTTTCCTGGCCTGCGTGTGGGCACGCACACCCGTCCCATCACGGACGCCGATCTGGCCCGCACCGCCGTGTACGCCCTGAGCATCGAACGCTGGAGCGGCAAGGAGAACTGGGCGGACGGCGCCGCGCAGGAGGACGGCTGGCCCGCGCTGCCCGCGCACCTTGCTCAGCTGCGCCCCAGTCACCCGGAGGCCACCCATGAGTGAACACGATTTCGACTTCCTGCACGGTGACTGGGTCATCCACAACCGGCGCCTGCGCGACCGTCTGGTCGGCTCGCAGGACTGGGAGGAATTCCAGACCGTCGCCCGAGTCCGCCCCGCACTGGGTGGTCTGGGGAACGTGGAGGACATCAACCGCCCGGACGGCACCCCGCTGGGCCTGACCGTCCGCGCCTTCGAGCGGACCGCGCAGCACTGGACCATCCAGTGGATCGGCGCGTCCGACGGAGCGTTCCAGCCCCCCATGACCGGGACCTTCACGGCGGGCGTGGGCACCTTCTACGGCGAGGACGAGTGGAAGGGACAGCCCTGCCGTTGCCGATTCACCTGGCAGGTGCTGAGCCCCAGCGAGGCCCGCTGGGAGCAGGCCCTCTCCACCGACGGCGGGGTGGGCTGGGAGACGAACTGGACCATGGACTTCCGCCGCTCCGGGAGCCGTGCGTGACCCGCCGTGACGCGCTGGACATGTTCCTGCTCTCGGCGTTCTGGGGCGTGTCGTTCCTGCTGATCCGCCTGAGTGGCGAGGTGTTCCCGCCCGTGTGGGTGGCGCTGCTGCGCTCGGTGTTCGGCGCGGCGGTGCTGTTGCTCGCGCTGCGGCTGGGCCGCCACAGCCTGCCGCCCGCGCGGCTGTGGAAACCGCTGCTGCTGGTGGCGCTGTTCAACAACGTGATTCCCTGGTCGTTCTTCGCGTGGGGCGAGCAGACGGTCAGCAGCAACATCGCGGCGATCATCAACGCCACCACGCCGCTGTTCGCGCTGCTGATCGGCCTGACCCTGCGCGACACCCGCCTGCGCGGCGTGACCCTGGCGGGCGTGCTGCTGGGCCTGGGCGGCGTCGCCCTGACCGTTTCGGGCGGGCTGGGCGGCGGGCACGCCACGCTGCACGGCGTGATCATCCTGCTGCTCGCCAGCCTGGGGTACGCGGTCGCCACCACCATCGCCAAACGCACCCTGGGTGGCCTGAACCCCGTCGGGCTGGCGACCACGCAGCTGGGCCTGAGCAGCGTCATCCTGCTGCCGGTCGCGCTGATCGGCCCGGCCCCCGCCCCGCTCACCCTGACGGCCGTGGGCGCGGTGGCGTTCCTGGGCATCGTCGGCAGCGGACTGGCGTACCTGCTGTACTACGGCCTGCTGGCCCGCGTGAGCCCCACGCAGGTCACCGCCGTCACGTACGCCCTGCCGGTCTGGGGTCTGGGCTGGGCGGCGCTGGCCGGAGAGCCCGTCGGGGCCCTGTCCGTGCTGGGCGTGCTCGTGGTGCTCGCGGGGCTGGGGCTGATCAACCTGCCGCCCCGCGCGAAACGTGTTCCGGGGGCGGTG
This region of Deinococcus sp. JMULE3 genomic DNA includes:
- a CDS encoding GNAT family N-acetyltransferase yields the protein MTEPRDLRPIPPAQAHLALPALRALRPVSPHTASPDALRAFLTTTGPEGYALVGAFEPRREEAVAVAGYRVMHLLWAGRTLYVDDLSTLPEYRGRGHARALLHWLEGRARELACAELHLDSGVGETRHAAHRLYHRAGMNVTAHHFSLPLSRGMA
- a CDS encoding DJ-1/PfpI family protein, whose protein sequence is MTFTVGILIFDGIEVLDLGGPFEVLSVATRLAGRDGEAAPFQPVLISASGAPAVGRGGFRVLPHATLDDHPPLDVLIVPGGVMDAPLADPRVREWVRAQAARVEVLASICTGAFLLASEGLLDGLRVTTHWEDQADLQAQFPALTVVPDVAWVDSGAVVTSGGISAGIDMTLHLVGRLHSHALAERTARQMEFRWTGQGLLDGVNP
- a CDS encoding pyridoxamine 5'-phosphate oxidase family protein, with translation MTGFYDPTHRDPSVGRRPQNRRDDAWIEDLLLRVPLGRVATVYHGEDGRVWPFVTPLAFAYRPETHDLVYHTNVVGRLRANTEQAEAHGHPVTFEVTETGALLPSNSPLELSVQYRSVIVFGTARVLHGEDARAALTTLSERVFPGLRVGTHTRPITDADLARTAVYALSIERWSGKENWADGAAQEDGWPALPAHLAQLRPSHPEATHE
- a CDS encoding DMT family transporter, translating into MTRRDALDMFLLSAFWGVSFLLIRLSGEVFPPVWVALLRSVFGAAVLLLALRLGRHSLPPARLWKPLLLVALFNNVIPWSFFAWGEQTVSSNIAAIINATTPLFALLIGLTLRDTRLRGVTLAGVLLGLGGVALTVSGGLGGGHATLHGVIILLLASLGYAVATTIAKRTLGGLNPVGLATTQLGLSSVILLPVALIGPAPAPLTLTAVGAVAFLGIVGSGLAYLLYYGLLARVSPTQVTAVTYALPVWGLGWAALAGEPVGALSVLGVLVVLAGLGLINLPPRAKRVPGAVGSEL